The genomic window CGGGGCTTTGTCGTTCGATCGATAGGGACTTTGGCTAGTACGATCAGTACTTCGCGACGACCGGCGAATTGAAGTGGTAGTTCAAACCGGTGCGGAAGACGTGCTCCTGCACCTTGGTGCTGAACGAATGCTCTCCTGGTCCGAGCGTGTACGTATCCGTTGCGCGGCCGAGATCGATGAACAGATATTCGGTTTTGGTCGTCCAATTCGGTCCGAGCAGGCCGAGGAAATCGAGCGGGGATTCGATACCGCCGCCGACGACGTAACCGGTTTTCGTGCGGTCAAAGGTGGTGTCGATGGATACGATGGCCGCCAGGGTTTCCTGCACGCGGGTCTTGACGTTGCCATAGGCAAGACCGCCGGTGACGTAGAAGAGCGACGATCCGAGCGCGTAGCCGGCGCGGCCGCGCACCGTTCCAAACCACTGAAGCTTCTGATCGAAGGTCACGAATTGACCAGCGTTCGGGCAAGACAACAGACAGTTCTTGTCGTCCCGCAATGACGAGCCCTGGAAATCGGCTTCAACGCCGTAAACCAGATTGCCTGCCTGGAAGTTGTAACCAATCTGTGCGCCGCCGATGAAGCCATCGGGGCTGAGGTTGAACTTCTGGAGCGGACTAGGCGGCGCGATATTCGGGAGACTGAGTGTGCTGCGATTGAGCGCCGTGGCGCCGCCAGCGTTGCCGCCAATGTAAAGGCCGGCCCAGTTGGCTGTTGGGCCCGTTGTGTAAGCCGAGTTTCCGCCGATGCGATAGTTCACGCCGACGCGGAAGATATGTTCACGGATATCGGAGCCGAACGTGTACGCATTTCCAATGCTGGTCCCGCTCTGGGTGCCGAGGTCGAGATAGAGATACTCGATCTTGCCGGTCCAGTTGCCGCCGAGCGCCGCCTCGACGCCGCTGCCAATGGTCCAGCCGGTGCGTGTATCGCTGAACGTTGCCGATTCCGCTGGCGTGTTGAAAGAGGTGAGCGCCGTCTTGACGTTGCCGTAAGCAAAGCCGCCGGTGAAATAGCTCAGCACGGGGCCTGTCGCGAGGCCAACGCGGCCGCGGACCGTGCCGAACCAGTCAAGCTTCTGGTGGTAGAGAAAGCCAATGGTTGCGCAATCGCCGCTGCCGCAGGATCGGTCGTCGTTGAATCCGGTGCCCTGAATATCTGCTTCGACGCCGAGCACGACGTTATTGAAGCCAAGCAGATTGTTGAACTGGCGGTTATAGCCGATCTGCCCGCCTCCGAGCGCGCCGAGCCCGCCCAGCCGCTGTGTCTCGTTGTCGCCGATCTGGCTCACGACGTTGGTCGCGCTGCGGCCGAAACCTACACCGGCGTTGGCGCCGATGTAGAAGCCGGTCCAGTCATAAACCTGGGCGACGGGCGCCTTATAAACTGGCGCCTTCCTCGGCAAATCAGCAGCTTGCGCGCTGGCGGCAGTGCCCAGAAGGACGGCTGAAGTAATGATCTTTTTCATGTCGCCTCAAATGCAGAATCTCGAAACGGGAATTCTCATACACGCGGCAACACCGCGCTGCTGTAGCGCACTCGCCACAGTTGCTTGATCGACGTTCATGCTTCATCGGCGCCAACGAAAAAGACGCGTGATGCCTGTTTTTGCAGGCGTTCGGCGAACGCTACGAAGAAGTGAGGCCATTCGCCGCAGCGTCGAGGTGAGTCCACTGGAAAATGCGAACGCGCAACGATGTTGGAGAAAAGCGCAACGATGATGGATTGAGGAAAATCCGTCAGCAAAAATCCTAACCCATAAGCAAAAACCCCGGCGCGAGGCCGGGTTTGATTTTGGCGGCGAACTTAAGTTGCTCTCGTCGCCTTTGAGATCAAGACAACATGGGAAAGCGCGACGCCACCGCCGCTATCTGTTTTTGAAAATAAGAACGAGGTTTCGAAGATAGATCAGCATGGCTAAAAACTGGCCGAAGATGATGACCGGCTCTCTTTTTGCGATCCCGTAGATCATCGT from Nitrobacteraceae bacterium AZCC 1564 includes these protein-coding regions:
- a CDS encoding outer membrane immunogenic protein (product_source=KO:K16079; cleavage_site_network=SignalP-noTM; cog=COG3637; ko=KO:K16079; pfam=PF13505; superfamily=56925), which produces MKKIITSAVLLGTAASAQAADLPRKAPVYKAPVAQVYDWTGFYIGANAGVGFGRSATNVVSQIGDNETQRLGGLGALGGGQIGYNRQFNNLLGFNNVVLGVEADIQGTGFNDDRSCGSGDCATIGFLYHQKLDWFGTVRGRVGLATGPVLSYFTGGFAYGNVKTALTSFNTPAESATFSDTRTGWTIGSGVEAALGGNWTGKIEYLYLDLGTQSGTSIGNAYTFGSDIREHIFRVGVNYRIGGNSAYTTGPTANWAGLYIGGNAGGATALNRSTLSLPNIAPPSPLQKFNLSPDGFIGGAQIGYNFQAGNLVYGVEADFQGSSLRDDKNCLLSCPNAGQFVTFDQKLQWFGTVRGRAGYALGSSLFYVTGGLAYGNVKTRVQETLAAIVSIDTTFDRTKTGYVVGGGIESPLDFLGLLGPNWTTKTEYLFIDLGRATDTYTLGPGEHSFSTKVQEHVFRTGLNYHFNSPVVAKY